The Thermoleophilum album genome contains a region encoding:
- a CDS encoding AAA family ATPase, which yields MAVRCDGFGRLSGSFQFAPRLTVVTGPNEAGKSTLYELLFRILYGFNRSERTRRRDGRPSPWEARRPWQSGRKYGALAEISDREGRTLRVEWNFEKPELRVFDAHTGADLSNRFRAKGREVALGQVLLGLGPEEFRQVCCLGQGDVERPSDDAAAQLAERLRALVESGREAGSVEEAIRRLERAAKERLGVDLRNWQPARGGRWGQLSSRKQELESELERSERERAEISALAHELAELDEQRERLVASVAEARRRNLALRLRYATARLERARELEQKAAARPQRPVVLKSELPAAVAGLAADLRNAERECAEATRRAEAERARGERLQTELEQLERELASLAPGGVPNAAGQERIRALAARVEARRAEIAELESGREGADALRLRAAALRAARDRLRDLERSLQSASRAWLAGAVGAAAGAVVLVATVGVGAAVAALVLAAALVAVALARRGQARRALAKTLAEAGVENAIALEDQLVRAEAQLDAHTRTAQLLASEERELAECLDAHGAPASGDLLARAEAYARALELAERSERLRAELERLQEVAAEAARAQKRLAEAQAALRQTLASVGIEQHDLHEALRGFEQLREAAERDARALHDADRAAEALRALTRGRPLAELEHEREELARALAEHATSTEMQLASPSGASDGDGRPAEALADLELRVDAADRQLAQLESQLAELERRRHGLEREIQTRERQLSDPAELRATIAEIDEECRMIELQRDAVRLAIEELRAAAAAAHRQFAPRLNEELGRLLPRITGGRYRRALVAEDLAVSVEAPETGSLVSAELLSRGTRDQIYLVERLAIARLLDEQAASRNAHSGQRSGRAPLLLDDPFDRFDALRLRAGLEQLVEESRERQVVLFAEERSHVAALCELDSDCQVIELPAPSSQALERAGEGSR from the coding sequence TTGGCAGTTCGGTGCGACGGCTTCGGCAGGCTCTCGGGGAGCTTCCAGTTCGCCCCCCGACTGACGGTCGTCACGGGCCCCAATGAGGCTGGGAAGAGCACCCTTTACGAGCTCCTCTTTCGCATCCTTTACGGGTTCAACCGCAGCGAACGCACGCGGCGGCGCGACGGACGGCCCTCCCCGTGGGAGGCGCGGCGTCCTTGGCAAAGCGGTCGCAAGTACGGCGCGCTGGCGGAGATCAGTGACCGCGAGGGGCGCACGCTGCGTGTCGAGTGGAACTTCGAGAAGCCCGAGCTGCGCGTGTTCGACGCGCACACCGGGGCGGATCTCAGTAACCGCTTTCGGGCCAAGGGTCGAGAGGTCGCGCTCGGTCAGGTCTTGCTGGGCCTCGGGCCGGAGGAGTTCCGCCAGGTCTGCTGTCTCGGTCAGGGGGATGTCGAGCGACCGAGCGACGACGCTGCCGCGCAGCTCGCGGAGCGCCTGCGGGCGCTGGTCGAGAGTGGGCGTGAGGCTGGCAGCGTGGAGGAAGCGATCAGGCGGCTCGAGCGGGCCGCGAAGGAGCGGCTCGGAGTCGATCTCCGCAACTGGCAGCCGGCGCGCGGCGGCCGTTGGGGACAGTTGTCGAGCCGCAAACAGGAGCTCGAGTCGGAGCTCGAGCGCTCCGAGCGGGAGCGCGCGGAGATCAGCGCGTTGGCACACGAACTCGCTGAACTAGACGAACAACGCGAACGCCTGGTCGCGAGCGTCGCGGAAGCTCGCCGGCGGAACCTGGCGCTGCGCTTGCGGTATGCCACCGCGCGGCTCGAGCGGGCGCGGGAGCTGGAGCAAAAAGCGGCCGCTCGCCCGCAGCGCCCGGTCGTGCTAAAGAGTGAACTGCCCGCCGCGGTGGCTGGCTTGGCTGCCGACCTGCGCAACGCGGAACGCGAGTGCGCAGAGGCAACGCGCCGCGCCGAGGCCGAGCGAGCACGCGGCGAGCGTCTGCAAACGGAGCTCGAGCAACTCGAGCGCGAGCTCGCGTCGCTGGCCCCCGGTGGCGTGCCCAACGCCGCCGGCCAGGAGCGGATACGGGCGCTTGCCGCGCGGGTCGAGGCGCGCCGCGCGGAGATCGCCGAACTTGAATCCGGACGTGAGGGCGCCGACGCGCTCCGCTTGCGCGCGGCAGCGCTGCGCGCGGCGCGCGATCGACTGCGCGACTTAGAGCGTTCGCTGCAAAGTGCCTCGCGCGCGTGGCTCGCAGGGGCCGTCGGCGCCGCCGCTGGCGCGGTTGTCTTGGTAGCGACGGTAGGTGTCGGCGCAGCGGTCGCCGCGCTCGTGCTAGCGGCCGCCCTGGTGGCGGTCGCGCTCGCTCGCCGAGGGCAGGCGCGCCGGGCCCTCGCGAAGACCCTCGCCGAGGCGGGGGTCGAGAACGCGATCGCGCTAGAAGACCAGCTTGTCCGGGCGGAGGCGCAGCTCGATGCGCACACACGGACTGCGCAGCTGCTTGCCAGCGAAGAACGGGAGCTCGCTGAGTGCCTGGACGCGCACGGCGCGCCGGCCTCGGGCGACCTTCTGGCGCGTGCCGAGGCTTATGCGCGGGCGCTCGAGCTCGCTGAGCGCAGCGAGCGGCTACGGGCCGAGCTCGAGCGTCTCCAGGAGGTCGCGGCCGAGGCGGCTCGCGCGCAGAAGCGCCTCGCGGAGGCGCAAGCGGCACTCAGGCAGACGCTCGCGAGCGTCGGCATCGAGCAGCACGATCTGCACGAGGCGCTCCGTGGCTTCGAGCAGTTGCGTGAGGCGGCCGAGCGTGATGCACGCGCTTTGCACGATGCGGATCGTGCTGCCGAAGCCCTGCGTGCGCTCACCCGTGGGCGCCCGCTCGCCGAGCTCGAGCACGAACGCGAGGAGCTCGCTCGCGCGCTCGCGGAGCACGCCACCTCGACGGAGATGCAGCTCGCGAGCCCGTCGGGAGCCAGCGACGGCGATGGTCGACCGGCGGAGGCGCTCGCCGACCTCGAACTGCGGGTCGACGCGGCGGACAGGCAGCTAGCCCAGCTCGAGTCGCAACTCGCCGAGCTCGAGCGCCGGCGTCACGGCCTGGAACGCGAGATCCAGACGCGTGAACGGCAGCTCTCCGATCCCGCTGAGCTGCGGGCGACGATCGCCGAGATCGACGAAGAGTGCCGCATGATCGAGCTGCAACGCGATGCTGTGCGCCTGGCGATCGAGGAGCTCAGAGCGGCCGCCGCGGCCGCCCATCGCCAGTTCGCGCCCCGGCTCAACGAGGAGCTCGGGCGGCTGCTGCCGCGGATCACCGGCGGGCGCTATCGGCGCGCGTTGGTTGCCGAGGATCTCGCGGTTTCGGTGGAGGCACCGGAGACCGGGTCGCTGGTCTCTGCTGAGCTGCTCAGCCGCGGCACCCGCGACCAGATCTACCTGGTCGAACGGCTCGCCATCGCGCGGCTGCTGGA
- a CDS encoding metallophosphoesterase family protein, translating into MGVRILHIADVHLDRPFVGVASERRQHLRRRLLATLGQAVALAEQYRCDLLTIGGDLWEEENVTESTRRELAALLARTELPVAIVAGNHDPIVPGGSWERIDLPPNVRLFEPGKLTRWRPLEGSSAPTIWGISWGGGELHAAFLERPCARQEEGPNLLLLHGTAVGTTGREPADRHCPFELRAVHRAGFDLCLCGHIHRPALLAHEGRLAVVYPGSPFPLAFDETHSHGVVVVELDGPSVKAEGVPLGGPPCLYLEVDCEGVASRAELRERVARALAQQGAGGESDGGGFLTVALVGSCEAGLERDLEDLQAMLTQRFAGVRVIDRTQRSFDLDAITQLDTARGRFARSLRERIGQADGRDREVAELALEIGLRALDGGEPV; encoded by the coding sequence GTGGGAGTGCGGATCCTGCACATCGCCGACGTCCATCTCGATCGGCCGTTCGTGGGCGTCGCGTCGGAGCGACGGCAACACCTGCGGCGACGCCTGCTCGCCACGCTGGGGCAGGCCGTGGCGCTGGCCGAACAGTACCGCTGCGATCTGCTGACGATCGGCGGCGATCTGTGGGAAGAGGAGAACGTGACCGAGAGCACCCGCCGCGAGCTAGCGGCGCTGCTCGCACGCACGGAGCTGCCGGTCGCGATCGTCGCGGGTAATCACGACCCGATCGTTCCCGGCGGCAGTTGGGAGCGCATCGATCTGCCCCCCAACGTGCGGCTCTTCGAGCCCGGCAAGCTCACTCGCTGGCGGCCCCTCGAGGGCTCGTCAGCACCAACGATCTGGGGCATCTCCTGGGGCGGCGGTGAGCTGCACGCGGCTTTCCTCGAGCGCCCTTGCGCGCGCCAGGAAGAGGGTCCGAACCTGCTCTTGCTGCACGGCACAGCCGTCGGCACGACTGGCCGCGAGCCGGCTGATCGCCACTGCCCGTTTGAGCTCCGCGCGGTACATCGGGCGGGCTTCGATCTCTGCTTGTGCGGTCACATCCACCGACCCGCGCTGCTCGCCCACGAGGGGCGCCTAGCGGTCGTCTACCCGGGCTCCCCGTTCCCGCTCGCCTTCGACGAGACCCACTCGCACGGGGTCGTGGTGGTGGAGCTCGACGGGCCCTCGGTAAAGGCCGAGGGTGTCCCGCTCGGCGGGCCGCCGTGCCTGTACCTCGAGGTTGACTGCGAAGGGGTGGCGTCGCGGGCGGAGCTGCGAGAGCGGGTCGCGAGAGCGCTCGCGCAACAAGGCGCCGGCGGCGAGAGCGATGGCGGCGGGTTTTTGACGGTTGCGCTCGTCGGCAGCTGCGAAGCGGGATTGGAGCGCGATCTCGAGGATCTACAAGCGATGTTGACGCAGCGCTTCGCCGGCGTGCGCGTGATCGACCGCACCCAGCGGTCCTTCGATCTCGACGCGATCACGCAGCTCGACACGGCGCGTGGGCGCTTCGCCCGCAGCCTGCGGGAGCGCATCGGCCAGGCCGACGGGCGCGATCGCGAGGTTGCCGAACTGGCGCTCGAGATCGGCTTGCGCGCGCTCGACGGCGGCGAGCCGGTGTGA
- a CDS encoding ferritin-like domain-containing protein, protein MSEAISLAYRVIDEQEQDKTASTRRGILKGAAATFGSLGLLGLVADDRAVAAITAQNDPQKILNIAATAEVLATIINTEGARRVRGLDRVTRRNVAAAAQQELEHYKVLRKIGGKELTKKIWVPDAVFASRKGLLTTLEFGDQVFINAYLIATTVFGNAGQGENARYAAEFMGVEAVHRALARQSLGKLGNDRVFMRYAFTQIDTAVKLLQDAGVGFGQKGKSPGRFYDFDVVKRRTPKVRGNNTFNVR, encoded by the coding sequence ATGTCCGAAGCGATTTCGCTCGCTTACCGGGTCATCGACGAGCAGGAGCAGGACAAGACCGCGAGCACGCGGCGCGGCATCCTCAAGGGTGCAGCAGCGACCTTCGGCAGCCTCGGTTTGCTCGGGCTCGTCGCCGACGATCGCGCGGTAGCGGCAATCACCGCCCAGAACGACCCGCAGAAGATCCTCAACATCGCCGCCACCGCTGAGGTGCTGGCGACGATCATCAACACCGAGGGTGCGCGTCGCGTAAGGGGTCTCGACCGCGTGACGCGGCGCAACGTCGCGGCGGCCGCACAGCAGGAGCTCGAGCACTACAAGGTGCTGCGCAAGATCGGCGGCAAGGAGCTGACCAAGAAGATCTGGGTGCCCGACGCCGTGTTCGCCAGCCGCAAGGGGCTGCTTACCACGCTTGAGTTCGGCGACCAGGTGTTCATCAACGCATATCTGATCGCGACGACCGTGTTCGGCAACGCTGGTCAGGGTGAGAACGCCCGTTACGCCGCGGAGTTCATGGGCGTCGAGGCCGTGCACCGGGCGCTCGCGCGCCAGTCGCTCGGCAAGCTCGGAAACGACCGCGTGTTTATGCGCTACGCGTTTACGCAGATCGACACCGCCGTCAAGCTCCTTCAGGACGCAGGGGTCGGGTTCGGACAGAAGGGCAAGTCGCCGGGTCGCTTCTACGACTTCGACGTCGTGAAGCGACGCACCCCGAAGGTTCGCGGCAACAACACCTTCAACGTCCGCTAA
- a CDS encoding anti-sigma factor, whose product MDSATREHDWVRETLAAWALGALTASERERVERHRETCERCCAEAGALIATASALAEAVPPRLPPGRLRERVLSEVRAEARLLRAAGASADQPESAKRRLRELFIPAARPLALAGVLLVMLAVGFGLGTVLEGQIGAKRRGQELVGRITDPTVARRAQARATVHERSVRIEVRGLPRPPESGVYEVWVQSPGSPPRPAEPMFVASDGAVEVPVSLKPRDRLMITQEPAGGSVQPTSPPLVVFERGS is encoded by the coding sequence GTGGATAGCGCGACACGAGAACACGACTGGGTTCGGGAGACGCTTGCCGCGTGGGCGCTGGGGGCGCTGACCGCGAGCGAGCGCGAACGGGTCGAGCGCCACCGCGAGACCTGCGAGCGCTGCTGCGCCGAAGCCGGTGCCTTGATCGCTACCGCCAGCGCGCTGGCCGAGGCGGTACCGCCACGCCTGCCACCAGGGCGTCTGCGCGAGCGCGTGCTAAGCGAGGTGCGAGCGGAGGCGCGCCTGCTGCGCGCCGCCGGAGCCTCCGCCGACCAGCCGGAGTCGGCCAAGCGCCGCCTACGCGAGCTCTTCATCCCGGCGGCCAGGCCGCTCGCGCTGGCCGGCGTGCTGCTCGTGATGCTCGCCGTTGGGTTCGGTCTGGGTACGGTCCTCGAGGGCCAGATCGGAGCGAAGCGGCGGGGTCAGGAGCTCGTCGGTCGGATCACCGACCCAACCGTCGCCCGTCGTGCGCAAGCGCGCGCAACCGTCCACGAGCGCAGCGTTCGCATCGAGGTGCGGGGTTTGCCGCGACCGCCCGAGAGCGGCGTCTACGAGGTCTGGGTGCAGTCGCCGGGCAGCCCGCCGAGGCCGGCGGAACCCATGTTCGTAGCGTCCGATGGGGCGGTCGAGGTGCCGGTGAGCCTGAAGCCCCGTGACCGCCTGATGATCACCCAGGAACCGGCGGGCGGAAGCGTGCAGCCGACCTCTCCGCCCCTTGTCGTGTTCGAACGCGGCTCCTAG
- a CDS encoding sigma-70 family RNA polymerase sigma factor, whose amino-acid sequence MLSAWRGASAYDARRGTVRTWLLRIVHNRAIDLLRRRAVQERLRSSDELDPEAGAGRDPERASAEEQQDPVVETLRRERARAVGQALAALPEDQRKVVELAYYGGFTHTEIAELLGAPVGTVKGRMRLALEKLRAFEAVLEPR is encoded by the coding sequence ATGCTTTCGGCCTGGCGCGGCGCCTCGGCGTACGATGCACGCCGTGGCACGGTCCGCACCTGGTTGCTGCGGATCGTCCACAACCGGGCGATCGACTTGCTGCGTAGGCGCGCGGTTCAGGAACGTCTTCGCTCGAGCGACGAGCTCGATCCGGAGGCCGGTGCGGGTCGCGATCCCGAACGCGCGAGCGCCGAGGAGCAGCAGGATCCGGTAGTCGAGACGCTACGCCGCGAGCGGGCGCGGGCGGTGGGTCAGGCACTCGCGGCCCTACCGGAGGACCAGCGCAAAGTCGTGGAGCTGGCTTACTACGGCGGCTTCACGCACACCGAGATCGCCGAGCTGCTCGGCGCTCCGGTGGGAACGGTGAAAGGTCGCATGCGCCTCGCGCTGGAGAAACTGCGAGCGTTCGAGGCGGTGCTCGAGCCCCGATGA
- a CDS encoding RNA polymerase sigma factor, giving the protein MRIFPPKSSGWERLADEELIEAAARGVAEAFEVIYDRHAQAAYSLAYRIAGSTEVAEDIV; this is encoded by the coding sequence ATGAGGATTTTTCCGCCCAAATCGAGCGGCTGGGAGCGGCTGGCCGACGAAGAGCTGATCGAGGCCGCCGCGCGCGGAGTTGCGGAGGCTTTCGAGGTCATCTACGACCGTCACGCTCAGGCCGCTTACTCGCTGGCCTACCGGATTGCCGGCAGCACCGAGGTTGCCGAGGACATCGTGTAA